GCTGATGATCATGTTTGCCGATACGGAAGGCAGCAATCCTTTTTATGATGAAGTAAATGTGTTTTCTGTTCCTCCGGTGCTGAGGGAAATGATAAAATATGCTGAAAAGTGGTCAAAATTATTTATAAAAGATCACGATGAAACCTTGTTTTTAAAGGCTCTTTTTAATGAACTTCCTCATTTTGTAGAGCATTCCCTGAAACTCCATATCTGCCTTCCCAAAGATAAACGTCTCACTAAAGTCATTGAACATCTTCATCACTATTATCGTGAAGAGATCAGAATAGAGGAACTAAGCGACACAGCACTATTATCTTTGCGTACCCTGGAGCGAATCTTCAAAAAGGAAACAGGATTAACATTGATTAAATACCAGCAAATGCTCCGTATCATCAAAAGTCTCGAACTTCTGAGTTCCGGCAGTTTTACGATTTCGGAAACGGCATATGAAGTGGGGTACAAGAGTGTCCAGGCTTACACCAGAAGTTTTCAGTCCGTTATGCAGTTCCGGCCCACAGATTTTGTTAAAAATATTAAATAAATTTAGAATTAAAAAGAAGACTTATAACAAAATTAAAGGTTCTTTATTGACTTGTATTAGGGCCTTCGCCTTATATTATCAATTCTGATATTTCACTTTAAATATTTCCATATAATCATTAAAATTTAAATTATAGCATTAATCAAATAAAAAGGCCCCCAGTGATGGAGACCTTAAAAAAACACAAATGATGAAAAAAAATTATTTCGATTCACAAATATAAGTAAAAATTACATTATGTATTGCATTATAAGCGTATTTTTTTAAATATTATTTATTTTAATTAAAAATAATCATCCTTCAAGTGATATTCATTTTCTTTGATTTTTCGAAAATATGCTCTGTAATCATTCTAAGGTAGAAAACACTAGTATTATTCATGGTTTTTATCTTTCTGTAGAAAAATATTTACATGTTTAATTTGTAAGAGTAAAAAATAAACATTATTAAATCCGTTATTTGTGACTCCGCTCATATAAAGATCCCGGAAATTTTCGTTTATTTGTCTTAAAACGGCCTATGAAACCCAAGCAGATAGAAGGTGTTCCAGAACAAAAATCCGGTGGATTTCACGATACCGAAAGTAAAAAGCAATTTGAGCATCATCTTATTTCTCAGAAATTTGAGATTCTGAAAAAACGGTTTTTTTCTGTCAATGAATGGGGAAATTATGGCGGAGAAGCTTTTGCTGCTTTTAAGCTTTATGATGATAAAGGCAATGCGGTAGAGCGGGAACCTCAAAAAGGAGATTTTGTGAGAATCAATATTCCCGGTCCGGGAGAAACAGAAGCAGAAGGATATGACTGGGTAGAAATTACAGATCTCTGTTTTTGTCAGGATACCATTTCCGAAAATATCATGATGACCTGCAGGCCTTCCCGTGATCCTGAGCATGGCCAAAACAAGCATATTGCTCATTTTTACAGCTCCGAAGCCAGTTCTACTTTTATGATCTGCAGAAGTTCAACCCATTTGAAAGCCGCAGTATATGGCAGAAATGAATCTCCCAATTTTGATGCCCAGTTCATTGATGTTGTCAGAAATATGATGGTAGCCGCAGGAGGAATTGTGGGAATAGCCAAAATTCAGTGGAAAGAGCTGACCGATGGCTTTCTGGATATAAACTGAAAAAAACTCTTTTTGACCTAAATCAAAGTTTTGAAAAAAATCAGACTTTGATTGTATTCAGTTTTTCCGGCATGTTGTTTCTATTCAAGAGACCATAATTCATGATAGAGTCTGGTAGTTTCCTGATTATAAAAACAGGCTTACTGCACAATACAGCAGAAGTACTCCCATCACGGTATTGACTATTTTGTAATGTTGATTTAAAAACTGATGAAGCCTCTGTCCAGCCACTGCCCATATCCAGGTTGCGGAGTTTCCGATAGAAGAAAGAAGAAAAGCAAAAATCAGAATGATCCACAGCTCACTGAATTGAGGAAAGATAAAACTGCTGAATGCTGTTATTCCGTAAATGATAATTTTAACATTGACTAACTGCAATAGAAATCCTTTCCAAAAATCCTGGGTCGTTTCCGATGGCTTTTTCCCATTTTCAAGATCAATTTCTGCCGGTTTTCCGGAGATTACAGACCATGCGAGATAAACAAGATAAACTGCTCCTACATATTTCAGATAATTCAGAAGGAAACCATAAGAACTCAAAAGCAAACCTGTAAATATGGCTGCCAGTATCATCACAACTGTAAATCCGGAATATATTCCTAATAATAATTTTTTACTGTTTTTATAACCCGATTTCATGGTGCTGTTTAATGCCAGGATATTATTGGGCCCGGGAAGAAGCGCTGTAAGAACAGTGTAAATAAAAAATGAAAACCACATATCTTTTTTTTGACAAAATTAATGAGCTTAAATACTTCAGTCAATCGGAATTATTTATACTTTTACTTCGAAAAATTTAAAGTATGGACATTCACCAGCTCAGAAGTTTTAAAACGATAGTGGAAAAAGGTAATTTTCAGGACGCTGCAAAAGAGCTCAACTATTCTTTATCTGCCATCAGTTATCAGATTCAACAGCTTGAAAATGAGGTTAAATTTCCTTTATTTGAAAAAATAGGAAGAAGGATGATGCCTACAGCCCAATCTCTGAAGCTGATCCCGCATATCAAAAAAATAGAAGAGGAAATAGAACAGATCAGACAACTGAATTCAAAAGACAGAAAGGTAGAAGGAGATCTTACTATTTCAGCCTCTGACAGTTTACTGACTTATATCCTGCAGCCTGTTCTAAAAGAATTTATTGAAACAGCGCCTGGTGTAAAATTAAAGCTAAAGGTTAGAAACTGCTATGAAGTACAGAAAGAGATCATCCGGAATAATGTTGATCTGGGAATTCATTATCAGGTAAATGGATATGATGATCAGATTAAAGTAACCGAACTGTCCTCATTTACTGTAGGAGTGATGGCGTCACCGGTATTTTCAGAACAGGAAAAGAATTTCGACAGAAAAGATCAGACAAAATCATGCTCCATTATTAATAATGATCCCAATGGTGTTTATCAGCAGTATTTTGACGAGTATCTTAAAAAAAAGAATATCAGAACCGGACAAAGCATTGAACTCTGGAGCATCGAAGCGATCAAAAAAAGTATAATGAATAACCTGGGAATAGCCTGCCTGCCACATTTTGTAGTTGCAGAAGAACTTAAAAAAGGGGAGATAACGGAGCTCAACATCAAAGGATTTCAGCGTACCATTACCATGATTAGTGCTCATCATTGTAATAAATGGATCAGTCCTGCTATGGAGCTCTTTTTGAAAATTCTTAACAGGCAAATGGCTTATGAACCCGTTCAATGCTCTTTAAATTAAAAAAAATTAATACTGAAGAACTTTTCAGGGAAAAATTTAAGCCCTATATTTGCAGTAATGATAAAATGGTTCTCCATACTATGCTCGATGATGTATGTGCTGGCTACCACCAATGCGGGGGAAGTACTTAAGGTGCCTATGTTTGTGGAGCATTTTATAGAATATCATGGGACCTTATCAGAATTTGTCATGGAACACTATGACAATCACCAAAAAGATGCCGACTGGGATTCTGATCAGAAGTTACCTTTTATTAATCCACCTATTGTCCTTACAGTACATGCGCAGCTTCCTGAACTTACGTTCGAAATAAAGAAACCTAAAGAAGTTGCTGTTCCTCAGAAAAACAGTATTTATAAGGAAAAAGATTTCTCAAACCTTTATCTTTCCACAATTTTTCAGCCTCCACGGCTTTCTTAATCTGATTCTTAATTGAAAATTAATGCTTTACGTTTTTACTTAAAGCAGTGAATCCTTGTTACATATCAACTGATTCGTTGTGTATTGTAAACACTGTTTATGCTCCGGCCACAAAAGCTTTGCTCGAAGATATGAAGACTTTTTCAAGTTTGTATTTTGTGAATTTGAAATGCCTTTTAAGTACACTTTTACTATTCCGGCTTTTACGATCAAAAAAAGTTCAAACAGTTTTTATAAAACATTTCGGGTTATCAATTAATAGTTTTTTCATGTTAAATAAAATTATTGAGTTTTCTGTAAAGAATAAACTCATCATTGCCCTGTTTACAGGAGGTCTCATCCTTCTTGGTATATATGAGACCACCCAACTCCCTATTGATGCTCAGCCTGACATTACCAATAACCAGGTTCAGATCATTACGACAGCTCCTTCTTACGGGGCTGCAGACATAGAACGTCTGGTAACGTTTCCTATTGAACAGTCCACGAGCAATATCAGCGGAATTACGGAGCTCCGAAGTCTTTCACGGTTCGGGCTTTCTTTGGTGACTGTAGTTTTTGATGATAAAACAGATGTATACTGGGCCCGCCAGCAGGTTCAGGAACGTCTGCAGCTCGTTCAGGATAATATTCCCGAAGGTATTGGAAAACCGGAGCTGGGGCCTATCTCTACCGGATTGGGAGAAATCTTCCAGTATGTCGTAAGAGCGAAAAAGGGATACGAAAATGTGTATGACGAGACAGAGCTCAGAACCATTCAGGACTGGGTGGTAAGACGTCAGCTGCTGGGAACTAAAGGAGTGGCGGATGTCAGCAGTTTCGGAGGAAAGCTGAAACAGTATGAGATCGCTATCAATCCCAACAAACTTCAGGCATTCAACATCAATATCAACGATGTTTTTGCTGCTTTGGAAAAGAATAATCAGAATACGGGAGGCGCTTATATTGAGAAAAAAGAAACCGTTCTTTTTATCCGAAGTGAAGGGCTTTTGGGAAGTACTGAGGATATTGGAGGTATTCAGGTGGCTGAAACGAAGGAGGGTATTCCTGTTCATATCAAAGACGTAGCTTCT
This genomic window from Chryseobacterium sp. MEBOG06 contains:
- a CDS encoding helix-turn-helix domain-containing protein yields the protein MNANDSIEIDELSKPYFVWFEENWIHDDILHQHQKGQLVYVESGFQYITIEEKIYLLPQNHAVWIPSNTIHKTNSHSEKIKLMIMFADTEGSNPFYDEVNVFSVPPVLREMIKYAEKWSKLFIKDHDETLFLKALFNELPHFVEHSLKLHICLPKDKRLTKVIEHLHHYYREEIRIEELSDTALLSLRTLERIFKKETGLTLIKYQQMLRIIKSLELLSSGSFTISETAYEVGYKSVQAYTRSFQSVMQFRPTDFVKNIK
- a CDS encoding LysE family transporter, whose protein sequence is MWFSFFIYTVLTALLPGPNNILALNSTMKSGYKNSKKLLLGIYSGFTVVMILAAIFTGLLLSSYGFLLNYLKYVGAVYLVYLAWSVISGKPAEIDLENGKKPSETTQDFWKGFLLQLVNVKIIIYGITAFSSFIFPQFSELWIILIFAFLLSSIGNSATWIWAVAGQRLHQFLNQHYKIVNTVMGVLLLYCAVSLFL
- a CDS encoding LysR family transcriptional regulator: MDIHQLRSFKTIVEKGNFQDAAKELNYSLSAISYQIQQLENEVKFPLFEKIGRRMMPTAQSLKLIPHIKKIEEEIEQIRQLNSKDRKVEGDLTISASDSLLTYILQPVLKEFIETAPGVKLKLKVRNCYEVQKEIIRNNVDLGIHYQVNGYDDQIKVTELSSFTVGVMASPVFSEQEKNFDRKDQTKSCSIINNDPNGVYQQYFDEYLKKKNIRTGQSIELWSIEAIKKSIMNNLGIACLPHFVVAEELKKGEITELNIKGFQRTITMISAHHCNKWISPAMELFLKILNRQMAYEPVQCSLN